The genome window attaatataatttttataggccgccacAACGCGCGGCTTTTCAACCAGTTTTTATAAACCGCCGCAACCCGCGGCTTCCCAACTagtttgatatataatataaataaacatttaaCGCGAAGGAAGAGAAAGTGTTCGACTCTGAGATATATACAGCTCTCCTTCTAAGCGGAGTGGGggaaatcaaatatttaatttattatttgacggATACAAGTAGCTTAGTAGAGTAAGTATAAGTGGCTATTTAACAAACTAACGTGTCATGCGACCAAACCCTAGATCATACGAGGCAGTTCCAGACTTTCCGGCCGTGTTTTATACTAGCGTTGATCGTTTTAGGACACTTGTTTGGAATATCCTACGAGAAAATAATGAAACAAAGAAAgaatgatgaatttttttgactAACGAGGTAAATgcggtctttttttttttttgaaaaaataataattcaataacGAAAAACTGTATGTCATCTgcgtttataatttttttttttttttttttgacagcaTCTGCGTTTATAATTGAAATTGAATAAAAGCATAATCGTATAATCCTTCCTTCTTAGCATATAACCAAGTGTATTTttgaagatatatatatgttataattctTCCACTGTTGTTTAGAGTAATCAACACTTAAATACATTATCATACAAACTCTTATCATTAAATCAACACCATGAAAATCTCATAGCGATTCCAAAAATGATGTACAAGAAACAAATTCAAGCAAAAACCAAACTCTTACAAAGTGTGACTAAAGAAAACCCGAATAaagtaaaaatttattgaaaaaaacaaCCAATAAAAcagaaataataaaaagaatacAAGAATGAGGCTATCACGGATGAAAGCTAATGAAAGCCCATCAGATTAAAGAGACCGCTACTTGAAGGGTAGAGAGTAACTTTTAGGATATTTCAGTTAAAGCGCtccttgataaaaaaaataattttttgtttgttaattttaaaatcaatttttcataaatatttttgaattaaaaagttGCGGATTCTGTGTTTTTGAAAAAACTGTTTTTTAAACTTTTGTCGGAAACCATCTTATATTTCACTGTCAAATCTATCTACTAAAAAATATACTCATTTAGAATAGCGTGAACTAAAATCTAATTCTCTCTagcctctttcttgtcgtagccGCCTGAGGTTTCCATCGATTTTCACATGTGGAAAGCCCCAAGTCACTTAATTGCTTTGTTTTCttcttagtttttgaataatatatctTCTCGGGaaacttagatctaaaactattggagatttcgttgtctcttttccaagcgggtgagtttcagtccgatttctcttATTTTTGTGGTTCTACTCCGGATCTATTTCTGGGAGAATTCTTAGATATataaccatcggagatttcgttatctttcttctctgtttaaagcgggtggattttcagtccgatttctcttgtttctgtggttctgcttcagatctaaggttgttttctctccctggaGAGAGCTTTGTTTTTCGTTTCTTAATTATAAGCGAGGTCTTGATTTGATGAAAGTTCGTATGGAATCGCCGTTTtggttgatagctcaaacgatagtTTTATCAgagcatgatgaagagggtaccagtaattcaacgaggatGCATGAAGCCGGTGcttgtatatacattttcttcaaaatatcgtttaactgtctctttatGAGAACGGGAGATTGTAATATattgtttgttcgactcgatcattggtgtagatgccgtatgtttttttattattagattaacacctttgcttcaaaaaaaaactcatttatatattacaaaataaaatatataaatattaaaaaaatatcaatactTATTTGAATTCTACCGCAACATTTTTTTTCTCACAGCATTATAGTTTTAACAAGACCTCCaataaaaaatactccctccgtccctcccgtTTCTTATCGAATGTGTTGGGatcacggaggttaagaaatatgtacaaagtagtggaaaagtgaaagaaaagtgAGTAAAATGGTGGgcctaattaatttttaatgtatgaaaGCAGATAGTGAAGTAAAAATAGTGTGAGAAAGAGAGAAATATAGAAAACTAATGagacatattaattttttttaatataaattttgaaatttaaaaaatttaattgaacATCCTACCAacaaaaaagtaaataaatgatTACGACAGAACAAGCACTTTCGTAATACTCCGAAAAATAACCGCGAGAAAAATGGGCAACGAGTAACGACATAGTAATAACATCGAAAAccaattaaatacaaatagtaGCAAGTGTACCTCCAAGTCTAAGCTGGTGGGGGGATTTTAATTAAAGGTAACATGGATGGCAGTTGGTGTAGTTTGACTGATAGAATAATGAGAGATGAccccaaaatttaataaatcatcGAGGTACAATTATTCATCTGAGATTCAAGTACTCTTAGTAGTAAATGTACACAATCACTGTGAGCCTGCATACACATTTCAGTGACCTAGCTACTTGGCCTAGATTCATAGCTAGTCTTTTGTCAtgcaaaaacatgtaaaaataagagagaaagaggagagagtgtgttgagagagagagagagaagtgaTGATGAATGGGTCAGTGTCTCAGGGTTCAAACGTCAGTCAGTCAAGGAAATGAAAATCTTTTGCTTGGACATGCATCAGATTCATCTCTCTACTACTATCTCTTTCTTCCAGCTCCCCCGTGTTTGGCGTCGCTTTGATCGAACGGACCTTCTGTTTATTCCCCATCTTTTCTTTTACCTTCCTTTACCCTTTTACTGCTCATATCAATGCACCTTTGTCTTTGGACCCTCAAAACAAACACTCGGAGTTGGTAAATTTTTAGTCCGGTTTTATCAATGTCTCTTAAAATTTGAAACGGAGCACGAGGATCGGGCTCctgtttggctgagtttaaaattataacttgtggactaaatataatttaatatcataAATTGAGAATTTAAGctgtttatttagataattttaaaataaattatgtaaaaaaattcagattttaaatctagatacatattttaaaaattattttaaatttttttacattgttGTGTGGGTTCAAAAATaacttcaaaatataatatataatttttgagggATCACAGGGTAAAGCAGCGGTTGGAAATTAATATACACACTGATATCACTCAAaccgttaaagttaacgacAGATTTGGACAGAATAGTACGGGACTAGAAGTTACAATTTGCACGGAAATGTTAAATATAGGGTTcatattgccacgttttaaagttcaagtactaaactgcgtttgaAACAAACCTATGAATTACAAAATGTAATTAACTCTATTTTAAACTAATCCATGGATTAGTTTGGCCAAACGGTCTCCTACGTATAAATCAATTGTCACTCATATTCTTTGCAGATTATGGGCCTGTTTGTTTaatgcttctggcttctgcttcttttgacccgtttgtgtaaagaagtagaacacttttaaaaagctgagaatgctagcttttgtctcacagcttctgcttcttttccaaacactttattaacttatttacttctcacttctgctccacttctctagtttaagcaagaagtcactttttttaaacttgcGCAAACGGCCCTAATATTTGGTGAACATTTTAAATGTACACGTATTCATGTTTTATGAGCAAAAAACTTGCAAGTTACATTCTGAAATGATGAAGGTTTTGAATGGGGAAGGAGACGATCACTTCTGGAAAGGTGATATGAACTGTGAGCATAGAGTTAAAGAAATAGTATTCTGCTCTATTTTGTTATATGTGATGATGCACTAATCTAGTTTCATCTTCTACTACAGTAATGTTGCGTCTCTGTATTGTATGCGTTTCTTCATTCTTGGCATGAACTTTGAAAATACTTTCGCAGAAGCAAGATTCGTTTACACTTTTAGAATGCTTTTCAGGTGCCATTATAAACGTCTGTATTTAGAATCGGTAAGGGTGGGGGCCATGTATATAAAATCTGTTTTATATCACAaagaatacaaattttttttgtaaggaaagaatacaaatttttatttgacttatcttattttttttcaataaaatttatgtctgaaaaagtataaaaatatttttttatgaaaataataaattatttctgcaaaaaaaaaaactattataacctatcaaatatttaatgataaaaatttatgtaaatatgaaatttttttcccGGAATTCATATACCGTAAATTAACAAATTTGATTTATCCCAGAATTTGAGGagaaattatatgaaatatatatatttttaaaagaagttatttattatgtaaagaaaagaaaaattatttataagcgAAAAATGACGGTTAACTAATAATTGAGAGGCCGTCGTTCCCTATCCAAACCTTATTTTTCTCaactatttcttttcttttgcttaGTAGACGTCAGGTTTCTACCAGATCTCTACGGATGAAAAgtcccaaatttttttatttttattttcatccttctttcaataattttttttgatattaatttgttttttcgGATCTAAGAATTCAAAACTTTTCAAATTTGACTTTCTTTTTCTTAGATCTCAGTTCCACGAAATTACAGATTTCTCGTGCTTATCGGCGATTTTATTCTCGAAAGTGGTtcgaattattttgtttttgtggGTTTGTTACCAGGATAATGATTGCCTTCGTTTATCTAGTATTTTATTTATGCATTTTGTTGCTAGTTTGTAATTTatggttttggtttttttattgtcttaccgtttgtgttaattttgttattttctcaccgTTTGTGCGAGTATGTTGCTTGATTTAGTAATAAAAATTGTTTGGGGATTGCATTCTCAATTGATAGCTCAAACTGGTTACGAAAGAAAGTGGCAAAACAGGTGTATATATCATTTTCAACAAATCACCtgattttattttcaagatGAATATCTTAATCAGTgattttttctattttgtttGTTGGATGTGACTGCTTATGTAGATGgcgtatgactttttattattgaattaacttatttataaaaaaagacaACTAATAATTGAGACTAATTTATTGATAActtataattaactaaatattaaatttaataactaaatattttttgatatatatttttatgaagtTAAAATTTACTTTTCCGAATAATGGAAAGAATACAATAAATCGGTTAAACTGGAAGTTCGGTTTAAAAAGCCAGGCAGGTAGTCCGAAATAACATTTACACCCTTCATTTTCGAGGcaaaaatgatactccctccatcctaaATTAAATGACTTCGTTGGTTTCGggcacatattttaaaattcattgaccgcatagctacattacttatttttaaaattttacttttgtaaataaaaatttaaatatgaaatttttgtttataaaaaaaaatttaagaaaattaatttcagagctagacggtcaatgcaccttaagttacgtgcctaaagtcaactagctcatctaatttgggataggcctgtcaatggatcgggttcggatcaGATCAgcctaaatccatatccatatccatttattttatcggattcggattcggatcaGATCGGATCGGGACCGGATTTTTTACAGGCTGATCCATATCCGAATCCATTAGGATCACGGATCACGGAtccatttagtttttttttacttagatttaaaaatattttttaaaaaaatcatgtcaGTGATTCTTAAAGGAAGGACAAGATGAAATGAGACGCCGTGATCGAAGTAGCTTCTtacatttttattctattaaaaatcacaaattaagaGGCAAAATACACAAAATAACCACcgcaactaaaaaaatataatttatttatttatattatatatatatatatatatatatatatatatatatatatatattctaccgGATTGAGTCATTAACGGATCGGATCACCTTAAATCCATATTCGCTTCATTTATAATCGGATTTTTCTTATCGGACCaaatttcggatcggattttttccCGATGAATCAATATCCGCTAAAAAGGCCCCGGATCGGATCGGAGCTCCGCTCTATTGACAGGCCTActttgagacggagggagtatttttttaattcaatgtCCAGTTATGAAATATATAGTACGAATATAAGTTGATTCCGAATCCAAAAAAGCGGAGCCATGAATGTACGCATAGGAAGTTAGGTTTGGTTGAAAGCGAGGGTTTGGTAGAGTTTTAATTAAGTAAAAATAATTGTAGTCAGGTACTGTACGTCTGTCTGACTGTGGTGTCATCAGCAAGCTCAGGTGTTGCGTGAAAGAGTTTCCCCACCTCCTCCTGCCTCAGCcttttctcatttttatttttgtccgCTTGCTGCTGCTGAGTGCTGCCACTCTTTTTAATGTGCCCATGTGATTTTCGTTACTGTGTTTGTGTGTGAAAGGTTTTCCTCACGCAAGTCACACAAGTAGAAATATCTGTTTTTTCTTTTCGGAAAATATGCTTCATGAATTTCGTAAGAAATTGTTTTATACATGCATCTGGATCTTGTTAACTTAGAGCATAAGGTATACTCTCTCTATCCCCTCGTTTccttacgttactttttggcacgtttttcaatacttatttaaaatatagttccctaatatattttttattttttcctctgaataaaaatttgatatttaaatttttattcaaaaaaaaaatttagaaaaaattatacaactatactttatacgAGCTTTAAAATACGtacaaacagtgaacgtatacAACCAGGGGGAGGGAGGACAAAATTTAGGTGGtgttttgttttgcttttaCGTCTGGATTCGAATTTATAAATCTCAAGTTAGTTTATTTTACTCATATCAGTGTAAAGAATTTATAAAGCGAAGCtataattctaatatttttaacaatttatttttatttttaaaatttgagtttAGAAGAGAAAATCCCAcattaaagataatttataatatatatttattattatattaataatttttatacatgataatatgtaaatatcaaaataattatccTAACACATAAAAAAAAGTTGTTCACTTGATTTCACGCTTACAAGCATTAAGCACTTCTTTTAAGTCAAACTGTTCCTCGATTTATAACTTATATCTCCGTCACatccaaatatttattttatatattataataatatcttatttttagtaaattttaaaCTATTAAAGTTAGAAGAATTATAAAAATCCTACTTAAATATTGATGGTCGACACCTGaagaatattactccctccatcccattttaagtgtttttgacttttttacacgtattttaagatgttaaaacaATCACATCTAgacataattattctttataaaatttatatcaaataaaagtttagaatctaaacttttatttgatataagaattgaatttttttattgagtatagatattgttttttcacacctcaatatacgtgtcagaaagtcaaacatcagttaaaatgggacagagggagtattcaGATTTGATTGAGAATTGACATCAGATTCGATATTGAAATTCATAACGTCTGTATAATCAACTTCAAGTCCGACGAGGTTAATTGTTCGTGAATAGCTAGAAGCCATAAATGAAGAGTCGAAAATCGAACCGAATACTATCGATAAAAACTGGACCCGGAGTCTAGAAAATCCTAGAAACAGTACTGGTTGGTAGCTTTGCGACTTTATTAATTTCCACAACAATCGACCCAGCTTCCTTTCAAACAAGGTTGCCTATAGTGACAAGTCACTCATGACCCAAGTCAGTCAAACCTAACTAAGTTactgtaatattttaatttatttaggtGCAAAAAAATCTATAGATCGTGTCAAATTTAGTCATACTTGTGGtgcaaataaataattatttattaataataaggtCGTTACAACATTTCTAAATTTCTAGTTAAAATAACGTGAGTATGGTGCTTGATTTAGTAATAAAAATTGTTAAGATTGCATTCTCAGTTCaacatgtgtatatatcatgttcaacaaatcacgtgattttatattaaaaaagaatGGATTAATAAATGATTGTTTCtgtggttttttttttcaacgCGACtgtttattattgaattaattcatTATAGGGAAAAAAAGTGTTGAAAGACCAGGTGCATTTTCGTAAATAAAAAGTGGAATTTATCTTCTCAATATTCCTTCTCATTTGTCGAAACAATAAAGATCAGAAAATTCtacttttttgaatatatattccCTGTTTTCTTTAGTTATTTGCTTAGTTTGATTTCCCTGCCACAAGGTGATGCACTACTTtcctaaagaaaaaaaaaagtgtaatgCGCTACTTGGGCTCAGGCTCAGCTAATAAACTACTACCTATATCCACATGATTATGGGCCTCTGGGGTCACTACAGCCCGAGCTGCTTAATGGGCCTCTCTTGTGTACTGTAATAAGAGATTATAAGTGAGATTTTTACATAAAAGTAAAAGACCACcattatatacaatattttattattatattactaacTATTATACACGTTAAGTTGAAAATATCagaaaatttattcaaatacaTAAACCAAAAGTTTTCAGCTATAAATAACTTCACATTTcatgtttataaaaaataagcAGGGACTTTTGCATTTCCAAGGGTATATTTGTTTTTCTCTACTCCATTGTTCTACTGCAACCTGCAATATATGGTTGCATTTGCCTGTACAATAACACATTTTTCTCCAATTTCGCACAAATTATATGAAACTAGACCAACATTTCTTGAGCAAAACCATGAGTTCTCTAGTTTCTAGCTATAACATGCAGACTTGCAAGGCTGAGCATATGCAAATGAGAGCAACTTTTTTTTAAGGTGTGGCCTGCATTCTGTCACCTTGATCACAATCTACAATGGCCTTACCGCCTCGTTTCTGAACATTCTTGTATGAGTATCTCTGTGCCACAGCCACATACGCGACGAAGTTCAAGACAGTGAGCACTGCCAACAGCCAGTAAAAATAGTCCAATCTGCTGCTGTTCACATCCTTGCCAAACCAGCTCTTCCCACGTCTCTCAGTCACTTGATCAACAATTGTGATCAGGAAGCTACTAAGGAAATTCGAAACTCCAAGCACACTGAGGTACAGGCCAATGCCTAAACTTCTCATCGAGTCCGGGACCTGATCATAAAAGTACTCTTGCAATCCCACCAGAGTGAATCCATCTCCCAGACCAATGATCACAAACTGTGGAGCTAGCCAGAACACACTCATTGACTGTGAACCATTGATTGGATCGTTGTAATGGCGGTTTAGTCTCTTTTTTTCAACTAAGGCTGCTACTACCATTGTGGCGAATGTGAAGGTCATTCCAACGCCTATTCTTTGGAGGATACTGAGGCCTCTTTCGTTACCTGTTGCCCGTCTTAATAGTGGAACTAGAAGTTTGTCATAAATTATGACTGAAATGATCACTCCAAGGGCGTTTAGGCTGTAGACTGAGGCTGGTGGGATGATGAAACTGTGGGTGATGTTACGGTCCATTGTGGCACTTTGTTTGATAAAGAATGTTGAGATTTGTGCTTGACAGATGCCGAAGGTTAGAGAAGTTAGCCATATTGGAATGGTTTTTAAAATGAGTTTGGTTTCCTCAACTTTGGTCACTGTTGTGAGTCTCCAGGGGTTATTCTGTTTGTCAACTAAACTCTGTCCGCCTTCAATGATTGCAGCCTTGTCAAGAAAGCTGAAAAATAAAGACAATAGAAAAAAAGAATTCACAAATCACAATGTAATAGAGGTGCTTAAGGAATGCAGAGATATCTGATATTCATCTAATATAAGTACCTAAAAATACAACAAAGAATCAATTGTCTCAATGTCTCATGATCAAACCAACTTTGCTCACCTAAGACCCGTTGTGTGGCAGAGAAGCCTTCCTTGATTGTTCGCTGATTTAGGGGCCTCGTACAATTGATCTGGGCTAGAAGGAAGTGGCAGTTTCCTCTTGGTTATAGCTGCCACAAAGACTTGCAGCATTGGCGTCAAGGGGCTTCCTGATGGTATCCTAAAACGATAAAATGGCCTTCCCAAACAGAAGATCACTATAGTAGAAGCCATAACACATGTGAGGATAATATCTGCAGTCCCCCAACCTGCATGGTCTTGGACATAAACAATAACAGTTACAGCAGTTAAAAGTCCAGAACAGAGGCCACAGGACCACCAGTTGAAAAAGGACATCTTTTGTATTCTCTCTTCGGGGTGATCATCATCAAATTGGTCTGCCCCAAAGCTCTCGAGAGCTGGCTTGTGTCCTCCAGTGCCTATAGAGATCAAATAGATTGCAAGAAAGAAGAGCACTTCATGTAACTTCCTTGGTTTGTGGCAAAGGCCGGAAGCACAAGGCCTCCAGCTCGGAATTACTCTTGACATTGTCAAAAGAAGTAAACCCTGTTTTAGCAGTAAACCAGAACGTGTTACCTTCTAAAACAATCTGAAACCACTAAAAAAGGTAACTTGAGTCTTACATTAGTAGTGCCCCTTACTTTTACAGGATAAAAGCAACTAGATACTGACGCTAAGCGGCTCTAGTACAAATAGACCATAATTTGGAATCATATGTAGTTACCAGCAGATAAACAATAGACGATATCAGAACTGTGGAGAATCGTCCCAAGTAGGCATCCGCAACAAAACCTCCGACCAGTGGCATTACAGTAGTTACGCCAGACCAATAATTGACACTCTTTGCTGCAGTTTTAAGGTCCTGATGGATCACCTTGGTTAGGTATATGATCAGACTCGTCGCTATCCCATAATAACTCAATCTCTCACTGAACTCAATTGCTGTAGAAAAAGGCGAAAAAAAGATGCACAACTGCAGTTAAGACTCTGCACTGAAGGTGGAAATTTGATCATATatgaaataatttatgattctttttataattttaaacttttaatcaCGACCTTAGCAATTCCTAGCAAATCCACGCAGAAATGAAAAATCACCAAATCTGTATATGTAACAAGAAGCAGAAATGTTAAACTAGTTCTTACTTATGATAAACAGAGAAGCTTTCCATACACCAGTGGAGGCTCGAAGAGGAACCTTTCCTTTATGATCCACCGAATAGTCATGCACAAATTTATCTTCATTATCATCAAGAGtctcttctttctttagttTCTCCATCTTAAGTTGTCAAGTAGGTCTGAGATGATATGTTAGAGTTTGCTTGTGGACTGATGGAGAATGCAGTCTCAGTGTTGTGGTTCTTAATGCAAAGAATATATAGGTGGTCTTACATTTTTATAGACATTACAATATTGGACCATACAGGGTTGAATACTAGCATGCTTTTAAAAATCAATCATGTCAAATAATTACCTTTCTAATAGTCAATTTAATGGAGTCATTTTGGAGTACTTAAAGAGTACTAAGAGACTGAATTACACCCTATGAAAAGTATGCAAAAAATCTCATTCCTTCAACTAGAAGAACAGACAGTACTCTTATCATGGCTTGTGTGAGTGTGACACAGGCATGGCGTCTTAATAATCATAATGGATCATTGTCCATTTTAGTCATggttaaatttgtttttatcatCACATCTAGCCATGGTTGTCGAAATCACGAATCGGAACTAATCAGT of Daucus carota subsp. sativus chromosome 3, DH1 v3.0, whole genome shotgun sequence contains these proteins:
- the LOC108211268 gene encoding protein NRT1/ PTR FAMILY 5.6; protein product: MEKLKKEETLDDNEDKFVHDYSVDHKGKVPLRASTGVWKASLFIITIEFSERLSYYGIATSLIIYLTKVIHQDLKTAAKSVNYWSGVTTVMPLVGGFVADAYLGRFSTVLISSIVYLLGLLLLTMSRVIPSWRPCASGLCHKPRKLHEVLFFLAIYLISIGTGGHKPALESFGADQFDDDHPEERIQKMSFFNWWSCGLCSGLLTAVTVIVYVQDHAGWGTADIILTCVMASTIVIFCLGRPFYRFRIPSGSPLTPMLQVFVAAITKRKLPLPSSPDQLYEAPKSANNQGRLLCHTTGLSFLDKAAIIEGGQSLVDKQNNPWRLTTVTKVEETKLILKTIPIWLTSLTFGICQAQISTFFIKQSATMDRNITHSFIIPPASVYSLNALGVIISVIIYDKLLVPLLRRATGNERGLSILQRIGVGMTFTFATMVVAALVEKKRLNRHYNDPINGSQSMSVFWLAPQFVIIGLGDGFTLVGLQEYFYDQVPDSMRSLGIGLYLSVLGVSNFLSSFLITIVDQVTERRGKSWFGKDVNSSRLDYFYWLLAVLTVLNFVAYVAVAQRYSYKNVQKRGGKAIVDCDQGDRMQATP